In the genome of Pongo pygmaeus isolate AG05252 chromosome 9, NHGRI_mPonPyg2-v2.0_pri, whole genome shotgun sequence, one region contains:
- the LOC129007756 gene encoding LOW QUALITY PROTEIN: olfactory receptor 51A4-like (The sequence of the model RefSeq protein was modified relative to this genomic sequence to represent the inferred CDS: inserted 1 base in 1 codon), with protein MSIINTSYVEITTFFLVGMPGLEYAHIWISIPICSMYLIAILGNCTILFIIKTEPSLHEPMYYFLSMLAMSDLVLSLSSLPTMLSIFLFNAPEISSNACFAQEFFIHGFSVLESSVLLIMSFDRFLAIHNPLRYTSILTTVRVAQIGIVFSFKSMLLVLPFPFTLRSLRYCEKNQLSHSYCLHQDVMKLACSDNRIDVIYGFFGAXCVMVDFILIAVSYILILKTVLGIASKKEQLKALNTCVSHICAVIIFYLPIINLAVVHRFDQHVSPLINVLMANVLLLVPPLMNPIVYCVKTKQIRVRVVAKLCQQKI; from the exons ATGTCCATTATCAATACATCATATGTTGAAATCACCACCTTCTTCTTGGTTGGGATGCCAGGGCTAGAATATGCACACATCTGGATCTCTATCCCCATCTGCAGCATGTATCTTATTGCTATTCTAGGAAATTGTACCATTCTTTTCATCATCAAGACAGAGCCCTCCTTGCACGAGCCCATGTACTATTTTCTTTCCATGTTGGCTATGTCAGACTTGGTTTTGTCTTTATCATCTCTGCCCACTATGTTAAGCATCTTCCTGTTCAATGCTCCTGAAATTTCATCCAATGCCTGCTTTGCCCAGGAATTCTTCATTCATGGATTCTCAGTACTGGAGTCCTCAGTCCTCCTGATCATGTCATTTGATAGATTCCTAGCCATCCACAACCCTCTGAGATACACCTCCATCCTGACAACTGTCAGAGTTGCCCAAATAGGAATAGTATTCTCCTTTAAGAGCATGCTCCTggttcttcccttccctttcactTTAAGAAGCTTGAGATATTGTGAGAAAAACCAATTATCCCATTCCTACTGTCTCCACCAGGATGTCATGAAGTTGGCCTGCTCTGACAACAGAATTGATGTCATCTATGGCTTTTTTGGAG TCTGTGTTATGGTAGATTTTATTCTCATTGCTGTGTCTTACATCCTGATCCTCAAGACTGTACTGGGAATTGCATCCAAAAAGGAGCAGCTTAAGGCTCTCAATACTTGTGTTTCACACATTTGTGCAGTGATCATCTTCTACCTGCCCATCATCAACCTGGCCGTTGTCCACCGCTTTGACCAGCATGTCTCTCCCCTCATTAATGTTCTCATGGCAAATGTCCTCTTACTTGTACCTCCACTGATGAACCCAATTGTTTACTgtgtaaaaactaaacagattaGAGTGAGAGTTGTAGCAAAATTGTGTCAACAGAAGATTTAA